The proteins below are encoded in one region of Manis javanica isolate MJ-LG chromosome 8, MJ_LKY, whole genome shotgun sequence:
- the PSMB11 gene encoding proteasome subunit beta type-11 — MALQDVCKWKAPDPQEPSPHLPQFGGWAVPRGCAPQTFLRLHGPRLAHGTTTLAFRFRHGVIAAADTRSSCGNYVCCPASCKVIPVHQHLLGTTSGTSADCVTWYRVLRRELRLRALRDGQLPSVASAAKLLSAMMASYRGLDLCVATALCGWDRSGPALFYVYSDGTRLQGNIFSVGSGSPYAYGVLDRGYRYDMTTQEAYALACRAVAHATRRDAYSGGSVDLFHVREGGWEYMSRNDAWVLYAQLQELPELDEEDEEAASQAHPEPVNCHRAGEGVELCGGQPGRVQDACRD; from the coding sequence ATGGCTCTGCAGGATGTGTGCAAGTGGAAGGCCCCTGACCCCCAGGAACCATCCCCGCACCTGCCTCAGTTTGGTGGCTGGGCTGTGCCCCGGGGCTGTGCTCCTCAAACTTTCCTGCGGCTCCATGGCCCCAGGCTGGCCCATGGCACCACCACCCTGGCCTTCCGCTTTCGTCATGGAGTCATTGCTGCAGCTGATACACGCTCCTCCTGTGGCAACTACGTGTGCTGCCCGGCCTCATGCAAGGTCATCCCTGTGCACCAGCACCTCCTGGGCACCACCTCTGGCACCTCTGCCGACTGTGTCACATGGTACCGAGTGCTACGGCGGGAGCTGCGACTGCGGGCACTGAGGGACGGCCAGctgcccagtgtggccagtgctGCCAAGCTCTTGTCAGCCATGATGGCCAGCTACCGGGGGCTGGATCTCTGTGTGGCCACTGCTTTGTGTGGTTGGGACCGCTCTGGCCCTGCCCTCTTCTATGTCTACAGCGACGGCACCCGTCTGCAGGGGAACATCTTCTCGGTGGGCTCTGGCTCTCCCTATGCCTATGGTGTGCTAGACCGTGGCTACCGCTATGACATGACCACCCAGGAAGCCTACGCCCTGGCTTGCCGTGCTGTGGCCCATGCCACCCGTCGCGATGCCTACTCAGGGGGGTCTGTAGACCTTTTCCATGTGCGGGAGGGCGGATGGGAGTACATGTCACGTAACGATGCCTGGGTGCTGTACGCGCAGCTGCAGGAGCTCCCGGAGCTGgacgaggaggacgaggaggcGGCCAGCCAGGCCCACCCTGAGCCTGTCAACTGCCACAGGGCTGGTGAAGGTGTAGAACTCTGTGGGGGCCAGCCTGGGAGAGTCCAGGATGCTTGCAGAGACTGA
- the PSMB5 gene encoding proteasome subunit beta type-5, translating into MALASVLERPLPVNRRGFFGLGGRADLLDLGLGSPSDGLSLAAPSCDVPEEPRIEMLHGTTTLAFKFQHGVIVAADSRATAGAYIASQTVKKVIEINPYLLGTMAGGAADCSFWERLLARQCRIYELRNKERISVAAASKLLANMVYQYKGMGLSMGTMICGWDKRGPGLYYVDSEGNRISGATFSVGSGSVYAYGVMDRGYSYDLEVEQAYDLARRAIYQATYRDAYSGGAVNLYHVREDGWIRVSSDNVADLHDKYSESTH; encoded by the exons ATGGCGCTGGCCAGTGTGTTGGAGAGGCCGCTACCAGTGAACCGGCGCGGGTTTTTCGGACTCGGGGGTCGTGCGGATCTACTGGACTTGGGTCTAGGGAGTCCTAGTGATGGGCTGAGCCTGGCGGCGCCCAGCTGCGATGTTCCAGAAGAGCCGAGAATCGAAATGCTTCATGGAACCACTACCCTGGCCTTCAAG TTTCAACATGGAGTTATTGTTGCAGCAGACTCCCGGGCCACAGCGGGTGCCTACATTGCCTCCCAGACAGTAAAGAAGGTGATAGAGATCAACCCCTACCTGCTGGGCACAATGGCTGGGGGCGCAGCAGATTGCAGCTTCTGGGAGCGACTATTGGCTCGGCAATGTCGAATCTATGAGCTTCGAAACAAGGAACGTATCTCCGTGGCAGCTGCCTCCAAGCTACTTGCCAACATGGTGTATCAGTATAAAGGCATGGGGCTGTCCATGGGCACCATGATCTGTGGCTGGGATAAGAGAGGCCCTG GCCTCTACTATGTGGACAGTGAAGGAAACCGGATCTCGGGGGCCACCTTCTCTGTAGGTTCTGGCTCTGTGTATGCTTACGGAGTCATGGATCGGGGTTACTCCTATGACCTGGAGGTGGAACAGGCCTATGATCTGGCCCGTCGAGCCATCTACCAAGCCACCTATAGAGATGCCTACTCTGGAGGTGCCGTCAACCTCTACCACGTCCGGGAGGATGGCTGGATCCGAGTCTCCAGTGACAATGTAGCTGATCTACATGACAAGTATAGTGAATCTACTCACTGA